aattttttgaaatttagtCAATCAAGCTATTAGTTTTGTTATTTTCGCTTTTAAACATACTTATTAGTAGTACCCTTTTGTTATTCCATATTATATCTTCCTAAAATAATATAGAATTTTGCCCATAATTATGCAAATattgtttatgaaaaaaattatgttaattaattatcatCAAATTTCAACCcaattttctataaattttttgtGATATGGGTATTAAAGGTTAACTGGCCCAAGTAGAGTTGAAAGTTATAATTATGAACCTCCTAGACCAAGCTTTTCAATTGTGGTAAGGGTGTTCATTTTGTTATATATAATCATAAATATCGAATTTGGCCTACCTATGAGTAGAATAAGCAGATTTGATGCAATTAGTTTTTCACACAAGCTATATTCTGATCTCCCAAGCGATGTATAGAAAGCAGCCGATCTGAATTATTATTAGCTGATAACTTTCAGCAACGTGTGTCATGTTGACTTATTCAATAACAACATTATTACATGCTCAATTTAAAACCGACGTTTAAAGCTGAATAGGAACAGCTAGCAAAGGACGCGATCTCGCTAGTGTAATACCAAACTTTTCTTCTACATCCAAATCTTCTGGTGCAATATCGCCTTCAGCTTTCCAATCAAATGAATTCAACAATGAACCCAACATAACAGAAAGTGTCCTGGTTGCCAAAGGTAACCCCGGGCAAATTCTTCTACCAGCACCAAATGGAATGAGTTCAAAATCTTGGCCACGAACGTCCATTTTCAAGTCCCAAAATCTCCCAGGCTTAAATGTCAAAGGATCCTCCCATATAGCTGGATCACGACCTATTGACCATACGTGCACTAATACTTGAGAGTCTTTCGGGACAAAATAGCCACACGCCTCGACGTCTTGATCTACCTTGCGAATCAAAAAGGGTACTGGCGGGTGCATCCGTAAGGTTTCTTTAACTATGCACTGTAGATAAGAGAGACGGGCAACGTCTGCTTCTTCTATTGCCTTGCCTTGCCCAATAACTTCAGCAAGTTCAGCTTTAGCTTTTTTCATTAtgtatggttttctcatgacctCTACCATTGCCCATTCTAATGTACTTGAAGTTGTATCCGTTCCCGCAATGAAAAGGTCCTGCAATATAACTAAATCTAAGGATCgccaaaaattgataaattggAAATCTCTACTTACAATGCGATGTATCATTATGACATTCTCGTGTAAATTGATGGTAATTATTATAGCTCTTTTCTTTATAAATTAGCTATCTCTTATAAGGTACTAGCAAGTATGTAACGGATCCTTTTATAATTCTGAGCCAGTAAATAATGTGTATTCTTTTCAACATAAATACAACAATGTGCAGGGCATATGCTAATATCGGTTACACTAAATGTGATGAATACATCTCTGGAATTTGGCCAAAGAGGAAGGATACACATAGTCCAGCAACATACATACACTAACAAGGTCAAACGCATAACCTAAAGGAAGAAGTTGAACGTACCAGGCATAACCGTTCTATGTGATTTCTGTCGATTGCCTGAGGATCTTCTTTGCCGGTATTTAACAGAACGTCAAGAACGTCAGTGCTACCAATAGTTACCGATTTCCTCCTTTGCTCCAATCGTTCATCAAGCAATCCCTCAAACTGCTGAAGCAACTTACCGAAATGCTTGCCTACTCTTCGTCTTATTCCTTGAGGATCAATCGTTTTAAACACGGGGAAATAATCAGCCAAATTGGGCTTACCAGCATCTTCCATGATGTTCGACACCACATCCTTGAATTCTTTACCTGAATTTGCATAAAGGTCCACGACATCCTTGGAAAAAATGGTATTCGAAAGTAAATTCATAGAGGTCTCGAAAGCAGCTTGGCCTATATTCACTGCTTCACCAGTTTGGCTACATCGACTGCAATAAGCAATAAAATCTTGGATCTTTCCGGACCTAAGAACAGAGATgacaaaatcaacttttcttttaataactCATTCAGTATCTAACTCATCAAATTAATTGGTCATAATAGAAAAAACCGTATGGGTCAAAATGCGAGATTTGGAGActgaaaattatataaattcgaGTTAACCCACCCATTGGCTCACGCTACCTGAGATGTTGATTTGCATCAAGTCTGCTGCCGGAGAAGATATAGGAATTCAATATTTTCCTTAGGCTTCTCCATCGATTAGCCACTGGTAGCCATACCACTGAAAATTGGTAGTGATTTAGAGCATAGATTGCATCTGGAATTGTTCTGCTAGAAAAGGCCAAATCTTGCTTTTGTAAGACTTCTTTAGCAATGGCTGATGAAGATATAACCACTGTCGTCATTTGGCCCAATCTGAGGCTGATTATTGGGCCATATTTTTCGGCAAGTTTGGCAAGGGACTGGTGAGGTTGACCACCAAGTATGTTGTGAAGATTTCCAATGAAGGGCAGGGGATTTGGTCCTGGTGGAAGTTTCTTGTGACATCTTTTGCTTATTGCGAGCCAACGAATGCACTGAACCAAAGTCCAGGCAAGTAGCAATCCACCTATAATGACTATATAATCCATTGTTTTCTTCGCTGAACAAACTATTGCCTTGTCTTCTTGTTATACTTGGGCATGTAAGTTCTTGTTTTCTACTtacattattatttattataaagtCACTGCCTCCTTTGGGGAAAAATGTACTCCCACAGTCACAATTGACcaaaatggtaaaaaaaaaaatatgataacatttgattataaaaatttcataatattcttattttgatttttacatttatttatcctaagtttcttcaaaaataaagtTGACTCTTTCCTATTCCCCATGCTCtttgaaataataaacaaataagaataaaaagtcttcatatatttcttttatttgtgtatatatttcttttatttgtgtatGGTATacaattcattttattttattttaaaaaaaataaaatggttaATTAATGggtgaaaattattttcacccccaactttgcttttaaaatcaaactccgCCCTCAATTTTAAACAATAATCAAACTTCCCCCTTTATCCCGTGCATTGTCCATTTTATCTTTGTTATATCACATCTATTTAATatctctttatattatatatagtttACTTTTTAACAtagatatttataattttttctttaagttcttaaacattataagtagaataatatatttaaaaacttatcacaaaattaatattatttttatgaccgttattttaatataatatgcaTTCAatgtgtgtatatgtatgtatacgtaTATTTTTTCTTTGCTCCACGGTTATACTCCATTCGTTTCATATCACTTGActcttctatatatatatgacatcccttaaaaaaattaattagagatgtattttactaaactaacattattaataatattttgaaacctTAAATTTGACTATTACTACTTTATACAGTTATCTAATactaaggaaagaaataaaaagatattaaaaatttcttaaatttcataaattttacaAGTAAATTAAtataactatttttagaataagagtcaagtaatataaataaCTATGGTATTCTCttctatataaataaacaagttttgattgatattgattgaatattacataaattataatctaaaataatttaaaatctaaataatataatctttaaaaaattatccttaattaaattaattatttgtatttcttacattgaaatatatttgtatagttaTTACTCTCTGTTATTTTCACttgcataaataaatattagaattttgattattattaataaaattaattttctcattaAGGTGGagtttgattattgttcaaaGTTAAAGGGggaagtttgattttaaaagcaaaATTGGGGGTGATAATTAAAAAAGATATACActttagtttttaaaaaaaattgtaatttcatttttacataatatttttttttccattacaATTCAAATTATGTTTGAATCATAtacatccccccccccccccccccacccctCCCGCATCTCACTCCAACTAAAAAGAAATATTCATAATTAACCGTCCCAATCCGTTTTTCCTACATAAGAAGATACATAGTAGCGGTTAGAATTTGATTGTCTAAtttaattcttaaaatttaCGGACAATCATTTTAGGCGAAAATATTAATAAGGACAGATGTTTATCTCTATTCATTTGATATGGTACCGTACTAATTTTCTCTCAGATCCCCTTCAATATAacaatatgtaaaaatatttagtttttctctattttttgctTGTTTGATGATAGCAACTAGTAAGTATGAATCCCAAAGTTTACAATTGAATTTTGCTTCAAATATAATCAAGTGAATAAAATTCAATGATTAGTAGATTGTTCATACAGTGTATTTTTTTtctacacatacatatatatatgattaaaaaagtgataatgatatatttataaatatgccTTGAATGaacattaaattttatattataatctttccaaaaagaaaaagacttgTAATATTCAATATTTGGCATcaattaataaatttatatatttcatattaatcaaaatattgtttcaaaataaaaatagaagatCACTTATATTAATAAATACTAAGTCTcacttataatatttaaaagtaaatatacTTTATGTAATATACTATAATTATATTACATCATTTTTAATATACCTAAAATAAAGTAAGTATAATTATATTcctttaataaaattattttatcgcATTTTTCTATTGAAAGAGACAATTAGACTTCacgttaaataattattataaataattatgctatctatttagaaattatatttaattattcaaTAATACAAATTTGGTAAAATATACTATTAAGCATGTATTCAAAAATTTGTAATTGCATTATTCTTCAAATATAACcacttaaataaaattatactcaATTCTTTAATAATTAGTAGACTATTTATACAATGACCGTTTTTCAATATAAAAAGCAAGaattcaattttggaagttaaatttaaataaaaataataaaaacttagatatttataattttatcttGAACAACGcattaatattttcaatattATACCAGAATTATAGTTTATAGtaattgataaaattatttcaCCAATTTTATCCAGAAGTGAAATATCTAATTACTCTAATAATACTAATTAAGGGGatgtttaaaataaaaataaaagatcacttaatacataattatgagttataatatttaaaacacATATACGTTATGTATCACACTATATTAAATTACATCATTTTTAATGTATGTAAAATAAAGTAATACATAATTAagatatacatttttttaacaaaaaaaaaatcatctaatatAGATCTTTCTAGGgaaaaggtataagtaccccatTCAACTATTGTGAAATCTCAGAGATACACCTTAACTATACATAGGTCTTGTTAcctcttaaattattttaaaatgtaataaacacaccctaaaacatatataatctCTCACATGAAGGGAGTTGTTTtacccacacctccacatcatCCTTACGTCAACATTATGTCACTAAATtgttagattaaaaaaaaaatccatgtcaTTTAATTTTTCCTCCCTCATTTATTATTTGGGATCCATACGGACATCTGTCATTGTCTTATTCATTGTTTTTCAAAGTATCATGAGATACATTCATTATGTTTTTAAGaaggattattattattttgtgttTAATATGTATAAACTTGTTAAAATTGAGTTGAGGTGTCAAAGTGAAATATGTGGACAACTTTAAGAGGTCATTAATGACTTAAATCTTATAAAAATGACtcacatatacatatttcattaCGAAAGCGActcatatattttctttttatctaacggaagataaaaaattaatttaaatttattttttgatttttatattttaaaatttttcatgtGGGTATATATGATCTTTTTCTTTCACTCTTTTAAGAAGTACTAATACAagaataaaagaagagaaaaaaataaccaaGAAATTGTAActgatttttttctaaaaaactgtagtttattttttgtatgtgtaaaaaaaattaaggcatATAAGATAAATTTTACATGAAAGTTAGTTAAAACAATAAATTTGACcattaaaagaaacaaaaataaacatatatgtgagaaggatcaaatatatccctatatgaatgttttctttaataaaaaaataaatttaaaaattgattttttcattttcgttaaagaaaaaagatatgTGTGAATTTATATACtccttatatttcatattacttgatcctatactaaaaataaatattttattttacttgtccaccttaaaaaatgaagagagtttctgttgttttaacAACTGTTTACAAATAACTAAATTCACAGCAACTGGACGTTCTATGTAcataaagaagaaaagaaaaaagaggaaataGGAGCTCCATACCTTCACGTGAATCCATTTAATGCAAAAATATCAAGATTCACGCTTCATTGGGAATAGGAATATATAATTCCTTTTGAAGTTTCATTTGTTGGGAAGAGGAAGCACCacaattaaagtttgatatgacaagtagtatgaaaataaattggacacgagattttacatgaaaacccctctaactgatagaggggaaaaaccatgggatagaaggatctcactattttaatatggagtacacagctctcaaatacaaggagaaaacaacaattaacacttctctcttgtaaaagaaacaactactaaagaggacactcaagactacaatatttatcttggtgtatagctctctttgtattcttattctctctttctgggataatctaaatgagggcaagagaccctctatttataggagaaagaAAACGCGTAAAATTTTACGCGTTAAttaaagtcaaaaagttggacGGCAAAATGAAAATACGTTTGCTGCCTTTCACGCGTTTgctgcccttttttttcttacttgCTTTTACTTTTTGACCTTTTGCTTTACTTTTGAAAGTTGCAATTGTTGAATTGCTGCCTATTGCTtcctctttcctttttttttgcattctcccacttgaagatttaattgagaatcaattaagtcttcacaccatcctttctattcaattactgtaatgttacgtttctgctaggccaatagaaaatcgacaccatataaacttgttactgttgatcggcttcgtaaacatatctgtcaggttgtcattagtgtgaatatTTTTAATATCCACATTGGCTTCTTCCACCTtttcacgaacaaagtgatacagaactcgtatgtgctttgttcttgaatgaaatgccggattttttgcaagatgcaaagcgctctgactgtcacaaaacagagcaaccttctcgTATTTGTGCCTGAGCTCCTCTAGTAACAtttgcatccatattgcctctttgctagcttgtgtagctgctacatcttctgcttccgtcgtagatgtagccacgatagattgcatttttgaaacccagcttacagctcctccagtaaGAGTatacacataacctgtggtggacttacttttatcaagatcacctacataatctgaatcaacataacctttaacagtaaagtttgatcctccataacacattgcaatatttgaggtacccttgatgtatctcaagatcctcttaacagtattccaatgctctctaccaggattagccatgtatcgattAACCAGttccactgcttgtgcaatgtcaggtcttgtacataccatgacgaacattaaacttcccactgctgatgcatacggtactcgagacatctccatcctctctgcttcattgctaggacacatacttgaggataacttgaaattaataggaagtggggtagaaattgacttacaatcttgcatcttgaagcatctcaagattttcttcaagtagttcttttgagaaagccaaatcttcctattatttctgtctcggtgaatttgcatccctagaatcttgtttgttggtcctaagtccttcatttcaaactctctaggcaactgtgcctttaaatttgtgagacggtctttgttggggcctgctaccaacatgtcatcaacatacaacagcaaaataacaaaatcgtcatcaccaaatctcttgtaataaacacaaggatctg
The sequence above is a segment of the Solanum dulcamara chromosome 11, daSolDulc1.2, whole genome shotgun sequence genome. Coding sequences within it:
- the LOC129873661 gene encoding geraniol 8-hydroxylase-like, producing MDYIVIIGGLLLAWTLVQCIRWLAISKRCHKKLPPGPNPLPFIGNLHNILGGQPHQSLAKLAEKYGPIISLRLGQMTTVVISSSAIAKEVLQKQDLAFSSRTIPDAIYALNHYQFSVVWLPVANRWRSLRKILNSYIFSGSRLDANQHLRSGKIQDFIAYCSRCSQTGEAVNIGQAAFETSMNLLSNTIFSKDVVDLYANSGKEFKDVVSNIMEDAGKPNLADYFPVFKTIDPQGIRRRVGKHFGKLLQQFEGLLDERLEQRRKSVTIGSTDVLDVLLNTGKEDPQAIDRNHIERLCLDLFIAGTDTTSSTLEWAMVEVMRKPYIMKKAKAELAEVIGQGKAIEEADVARLSYLQCIVKETLRMHPPVPFLIRKVDQDVEACGYFVPKDSQVLVHVWSIGRDPAIWEDPLTFKPGRFWDLKMDVRGQDFELIPFGAGRRICPGLPLATRTLSVMLGSLLNSFDWKAEGDIAPEDLDVEEKFGITLARSRPLLAVPIQL